The Mytilus trossulus isolate FHL-02 chromosome 13, PNRI_Mtr1.1.1.hap1, whole genome shotgun sequence genome has a segment encoding these proteins:
- the LOC134694269 gene encoding uncharacterized protein LOC134694269, with amino-acid sequence MIRSMCLSFVFLCFTISHVYGKLENDRIDLKIIYKEMLEMRETVQKLDNVVQQQRARIYDLETTVTIQRNHIQVLMTDKKTDIEYRNKLERRLKVIENHFVVRHSDPKEYGVKSSTISKHKNVDQQENTNYKSGIVKEPVNPKLNAISRKERLLLPTDNIDSDGFVAFYSYMSKPEINPSAHLTLIYDVPITNVGNGYNHVTGIFTAPTSGIYVFIWVTRVYSGEHSTELMINNAEYGTTFLRANNGDDGSVSGNVVANITKGDSVFVRVHSSYPGTGYIHSNIHGRPSFSGWLLR; translated from the exons ATGATTCGCTCAATGTGTCtcagttttgtttttctctgttttaCAATAAGCCATGTTTACGGAAAACTGGAAAACGAcagaattgatttaaaaatcatttataaagaaatgttaGAAATGCGAGAAACAGTTCAGAAATTAGATAATGTCGTTCAGCAACAAAGGGCCCGGATATACGATCTAGAAACAACAGTTACCATCCAAAGAAACCATATTCAAGTTTTAATGACTGATAAGAAAACTGACATAGAATATCGAAATAAACTGGAACGTCGTTTGAAAGTGattgaaaatcattttgttGTGAGACATTCCGATCCGAAGGAGTATGGTGTGAAAAGCAGTACTATTTCTAAACACAAAAATGTGGATCAGCAGGAAAATACGAATTACAAAAGTGGAATTGTGAAAGAACCGGTTAATCCTAAATTGAATGCAATTTCTCGGAAAG AACGTCTACTTTTACCAACAGATAACATAGACAGCGATGGATTTGTTGCGTTCTATTCCTACATGTCAAAACCAGAAATTAACCCTAGTGCTCATCTAACATTAATATACGACGTCCCTATTACAAATGTAGGAAATGGGTACAACCATGTGACTGGAATCTTCACCGCACCAACGAGTGGTATTTATGTATTCATATGGGTAACCAGAGTTTATTCCGGGGAACATTCTACCGAACTCATGATAAACAACGCCGAGTATGGGACCACCTTCCTCCGGGCAAACAATGGTGATGATGGTTCTGTAAGTGGGAACGTTGTGGCTAACATTACCAAGGGGGATTCGGTCTTTGTGCGCGTCCATTCCTCATATCCCGGTACTGGATACATTCATAGTAATATACATGGTCGTCCATCATTTTCTGGCTGGCTTCTACGTTGA
- the LOC134694268 gene encoding uncharacterized protein LOC134694268 yields MADSKFCAGCQRSDEDIPAVSRCSDCSELVCQVCSRVHERMSPPHKVVPMTEIQQLSSSLLTLSKNCDNHPDQKIALYCCQHDKVVCVSCVPISHQNCKSIISIEKAARGVKDGTAISDLERRISNLCQVTENRRSQSEKTLVDLEKSRTKIKTRVSEIKRKVIAHLDTLEAEIHKDIDSKYANCTESVSRNKDSIQSSADSLSTWKSDLHSLKQHTSEVHLFQVVKFLDAKAYQKELEIREIQTATVPILKYHPSESESKIKNLVQDLGRITVENIQVQMPVLDIDQQGQFLVKDERKVSLTHSFQTTKLFKGVSVNSVCFIPNDRLLLSDCWNKQLIVCKLDGSISSVIAMNYAPQNLTLYDKNHAVVAVGYEGIQIIDLTSLKPDRRFKVDGKCTGITSVKDKIWVKKKSRTLTIVNINGKVLKVIHTTFDPREIYANQDGDVYCTDLNSNTVFLVSSDGKEREIYSSPDLIHAEGIAVDDRGDVFVSGWLSNNIHKISNEGQKHGVVLSADDGINRPFGLSYNNETKELLVINNRGESINIYKTK; encoded by the coding sequence ATGGCGGACAGTAAATTCTGTGCTGGTTGTCAGCGTAGTGATGAAGACATTCCAGCTGTATCTAGGTGCAGTGACTGCAGTGAACTTGTATGTCAGGTGTGTTCTAGAGTTCACGAAAGGATGTCCCCGCCTCACAAAGTAGTACCAATGACAGAGATACAACAACTCAGTTCGTCACTTCTTACATTGTCCAAGAACTGCGACAATCATCCAGATCAAAAGATTGCACTGTACTGCTGTCAACATGACAAGGTAGTATGCGTGTCATGTGTTCCGATATCACATCAAAATTGCAAGTCTAtcatttcaattgaaaaagcTGCTAGAGGCGTGAAAGATGGTACCGCTATTTCTGATCTAGAGAGAAGGATTTCAAACCTATGTCAAGTTACAGAGAACAGACGGAGTCAAAGTGAGAAAACACTTGTAGATTTGGAAAAGAGTCGTACCAAAATAAAGACAAGGGTGTCTGAAATCAAACGGAAAGTCATTGCTCATTTAGATACGTTAGAAGCAGAGATACATAAAGATATTGATTCTAAGTATGCAAATTGTACTGAGAGTGTGTCCCGAAATAAAGATAGCATACAATCCAGTGCAGACTCGCTGTCTACATGGAAAAGTGATCTACATTCACTGAAGCAACATACATCAGAAGTTCATTTATTCCAGGTGGTAAAATTTCTAGATGCAAAAGCTTACCAAAAAGAATTAGAAATCAGAGAAATCCAAACAGCTACTGTTCCGATACTTAAATATCATCCGTCAGAATCTGAGTCGAAAATTAAGAACCTAGTCCAAGACTTGGGTAGAATAACGGTAGAAAATATTCAAGTCCAAATGCCTGTACTAGATATCGATCAACAAGGTCAATTTCTAGTGAAAGACGAAAGAAAGGTATCACTGACACATTCATTCCAGACAACTAAATTATTCAAAGGAGTAAGTGTCAATAGTGTATGCTTTATTCCAAATGATAGGTTACTCCTTAGTGACTGTTGGAACAAACAACTTATTGTTTGTAAACTTGATGGTTCGATCTCCAGCGTGATTGCTATGAATTATGCACCACAAAATTTAACCTTATATGACAAAAACCATGCTGTAGTAGCTGTTGGCTATGAAGGTATCCAAATCATCGACCTGACATCATTGAAGCCTGATAGGAGATTTAAAGTTGACGGAAAGTGTACAGGAATCACCAGTGTAAAGGATAAGATCTGGGTAAAAAAGAAATCTCGCACTCTAACCATTGTGAATATCAATGGTAAAGTTCTTAAAGTAATACACACAACATTTGATCCTAGGGAAATCTATGCCAATCAGGACGGTGATGTATATTGTACTGACTTAAATAGTAATACAGTATTCTTAGTTTCTTCGGATGGAAAAGAACGTGAGATATACAGCAGTCCTGACCTGATACATGCTGAAGGTATAGCTGTAGATGACCGTGGGGATGTGTTTGTATCAGGATGGTTATCAAACAACATACATAAAATATCTAATGAAGGACAGAAACATGGCGTTGTCTTGTCAGCAGACGATGGCATCAATAGACCGTTCGGTTTATCTTAcaacaatgaaacaaaagaacTGTTAGTCATAAACAACCGTGGTGAATCAATCAATATCTATAAAACCAAATGA